One region of Cyanobium sp. M30B3 genomic DNA includes:
- a CDS encoding response regulator transcription factor, translating into MARGALSLGEHNILGTCINPDEVLSLLRVQTERCLLLMVDSIATDHGEALVGQLRRLPTPPVVVLLVEDLHWLRANAYPVDQVDAVIHTHSFGSGALINGLRAVGRGDRYLDPAVLPVLQVTSAQIIPRLTSRERSTLRELAQGLTNRQIAARLGVADTTVRDYVGSLMGKFHAVNRTQVVRRALELGLLQDIPDLA; encoded by the coding sequence ATGGCACGGGGTGCTCTCAGCCTGGGGGAGCACAACATCCTTGGCACCTGCATCAATCCCGATGAGGTGCTGAGCTTGTTGCGCGTGCAGACAGAGCGCTGTCTGCTGTTGATGGTGGATTCGATCGCTACCGACCATGGCGAAGCGCTGGTGGGGCAATTGCGCCGGCTGCCCACCCCTCCTGTGGTTGTGCTGCTGGTGGAAGACCTGCACTGGCTGCGGGCCAATGCCTATCCGGTGGACCAGGTGGATGCGGTGATTCACACCCATAGCTTCGGCAGCGGTGCGTTAATCAATGGGCTGCGCGCGGTGGGGCGCGGCGATCGCTACCTCGATCCGGCGGTTCTGCCCGTGCTTCAGGTCACCAGCGCCCAGATCATCCCGCGCCTCACCAGCCGTGAGCGCTCCACGTTGCGGGAGCTGGCCCAGGGGCTCACCAACCGCCAGATCGCCGCACGCCTGGGTGTGGCCGACACCACAGTGCGTGACTACGTGGGCTCACTGATGGGCAAATTCCACGCCGTGAATCGCACCCAGGTGGTGCGGCGTGCGTTGGAGCTCGGCCTGCTTCAGGACATTCCCGATCTCGCGTGA
- a CDS encoding high light inducible protein gives MTEPSPRFGFVAFAETWNGRMAMLGFVIGLATELLTGQSILQQIGLG, from the coding sequence ATGACTGAACCTTCTCCCCGCTTCGGGTTTGTCGCCTTCGCCGAAACCTGGAATGGCCGCATGGCCATGCTCGGCTTCGTGATCGGCCTGGCCACCGAGCTGCTCACCGGCCAGAGCATTCTCCAGCAGATCGGGCTCGGTTGA
- a CDS encoding putative DNA binding domain-containing protein: MRSPLPINLDALLHQRTIENERVEYKAAWNPQSVLHTICAFANDFHNLGGGYLVIGVEEQDGRPVLPPRGLDPAGIDALQKELLNLGNQAIQPPFHPIAAPYTVQGKAVVVVWAPGGETRPYKARVSLAKEAKEWAYYIRRGSSTVRARGADERELLGLAATVPFDDRCNHAASLDDLSRRLIGEFLDEVGSELAAELPSLSSEALGRQMNVVGGPSESPFPKNVGLLFFNDAPHRFFPATQIDVVFFPDGAGGDRFEEKVFQGPLGRIARDAISYIANNYVRETVIKHPDRSEAERLWNVPRVAIEEAIVNAVYHRSYEEREPIEVRISPEDLVVLSFPGPDRSVRMEDLRVGKAVSRRYRNRRIGEFLKELDLTEGRSTGVPKILRAMKDNGSPPPEFESDEDRTYFLIRLPVHPRAEGWLPQVTPQVTPQVTPQVERLLAVADGESLREELQERLGIANRKYLRTSFLVPAIQAGLLEMTIPDKPNSSKQRYRLTALGWSLRTRLAFRNRPNPEEPRP, encoded by the coding sequence GTGAGGTCCCCGCTGCCCATCAACCTCGACGCGCTCCTCCATCAACGCACCATCGAGAACGAGCGCGTTGAATACAAGGCGGCCTGGAACCCGCAAAGCGTGCTGCACACGATCTGTGCCTTCGCCAACGATTTCCACAACCTCGGTGGCGGCTACTTGGTGATCGGCGTGGAGGAGCAGGATGGCCGCCCCGTGCTGCCGCCCAGGGGCCTCGATCCGGCAGGCATCGACGCGCTGCAGAAGGAGCTGCTGAACCTGGGCAACCAGGCGATTCAGCCACCCTTTCATCCCATCGCTGCTCCGTACACCGTGCAGGGCAAGGCCGTTGTGGTTGTGTGGGCGCCGGGTGGCGAGACGCGCCCTTACAAGGCCCGGGTGAGCCTGGCAAAAGAGGCCAAGGAGTGGGCCTACTACATCCGCCGCGGCTCCAGCACCGTGCGCGCCCGGGGAGCCGACGAGCGTGAATTGCTCGGCCTGGCGGCGACCGTGCCGTTCGATGATCGCTGCAACCACGCCGCCTCTCTCGATGATCTTTCCCGGCGTCTGATCGGTGAATTCCTCGATGAAGTGGGCAGCGAGCTGGCCGCCGAGCTGCCTTCGCTCTCCAGCGAAGCGCTGGGCCGGCAGATGAACGTGGTTGGTGGCCCATCCGAGTCGCCGTTCCCCAAGAATGTGGGCCTGCTCTTCTTCAATGACGCGCCGCATCGCTTCTTTCCAGCGACCCAGATCGACGTTGTGTTCTTCCCTGATGGGGCCGGAGGCGATCGCTTCGAGGAGAAGGTGTTCCAGGGGCCACTCGGGCGCATCGCACGGGATGCCATCAGCTACATCGCCAACAACTACGTCAGGGAGACGGTGATCAAGCACCCCGATCGCTCGGAGGCCGAGCGCCTCTGGAATGTTCCGCGGGTCGCGATCGAGGAGGCCATTGTCAATGCCGTCTATCACCGCTCCTATGAGGAGCGGGAACCGATCGAGGTGCGCATTAGTCCTGAGGATCTGGTGGTGCTCAGCTTTCCCGGTCCCGATCGGTCGGTGCGGATGGAAGACCTGCGGGTCGGCAAGGCCGTCAGCCGCCGCTATCGCAACCGCCGCATCGGCGAATTCCTCAAGGAACTCGACCTCACCGAAGGACGTTCCACCGGCGTCCCCAAGATTCTGCGGGCCATGAAGGACAACGGTTCGCCGCCGCCGGAGTTCGAGAGCGATGAGGATCGCACCTACTTCCTGATCCGCCTGCCGGTGCACCCGCGGGCAGAGGGGTGGCTCCCCCAGGTCACCCCCCAAGTCACCCCCCAAGTCACCCCCCAAGTCGAGCGGTTGCTGGCGGTCGCGGATGGGGAGTCACTCCGCGAAGAGCTGCAAGAGCGGCTGGGCATCGCCAACAGGAAATACCTTCGCACCAGCTTCCTCGTGCCTGCGATCCAGGCCGGCCTGCTGGAGATGACGATCCCCGACAAACCCAACAGCAGCAAGCAGCGCTACCGCCTCACCGCCCTCGGCTGGAGCCTGCGGACGCGCCTTGCCTTCCGCAACCGGCCCAACCCCGAGGAGCCCCGCCCATGA
- a CDS encoding cation transporter: MIFASPRSYMLLSTAAAVATIVLKTLAWRLTGSVGLLSDAMESGVNLVAALGAFWALTLAAKPADRSHPYGHFKAEYFSSGLESVLIVVAALAIMLTAIERLQQPQPLEQLGIGLVISLLATALNGLVAWVLLKASRRLHSITLRADAQHLLTDVWTSIGVVLGIGLVKLTGLTILDPLIAIAVALNIVATGWKLFHETASGLLDRSLSDPEQQVLEDLLASCETDEIQFHALRTRVAGSRRFVSFHVLVPGHWSVQAGHDLCDQLEHKVAATLTRTHVFTHLEPIEDPKAWEDQGFRWEQG; this comes from the coding sequence ATGATCTTCGCCTCCCCTCGCTCCTACATGCTGCTCTCAACTGCAGCAGCGGTCGCGACGATCGTGCTCAAAACGCTGGCCTGGCGCCTGACCGGGTCTGTGGGCCTGCTCTCCGATGCCATGGAGTCGGGCGTGAACCTGGTCGCAGCCCTTGGCGCCTTTTGGGCGCTCACCCTGGCGGCCAAACCTGCCGATCGCAGCCACCCCTACGGCCACTTCAAGGCCGAATACTTCTCCAGCGGCCTGGAAAGTGTGCTGATCGTGGTGGCAGCTCTCGCCATCATGCTTACCGCCATCGAGCGACTTCAACAGCCCCAGCCTTTGGAGCAACTAGGCATCGGCCTGGTCATTTCCCTGCTGGCAACCGCGCTGAATGGTCTGGTGGCCTGGGTGCTGCTGAAGGCCTCCCGCCGCTTGCACTCAATCACCCTGCGCGCCGATGCCCAGCACCTGCTTACCGATGTCTGGACCTCCATCGGTGTGGTTCTGGGCATCGGCCTGGTGAAGCTCACCGGCCTGACGATTCTCGACCCCCTGATTGCGATCGCCGTGGCGCTGAACATCGTCGCGACTGGCTGGAAGCTGTTTCACGAAACGGCCTCCGGCCTGCTGGATCGCTCCCTGTCCGATCCCGAGCAACAGGTTCTCGAAGATCTGCTGGCCAGCTGTGAAACAGACGAGATCCAATTCCATGCGCTGCGCACTCGCGTGGCTGGTTCCCGTCGCTTCGTGTCGTTCCACGTGCTGGTGCCTGGTCATTGGAGCGTGCAGGCAGGCCACGACCTCTGCGATCAGTTGGAGCACAAGGTGGCAGCCACCTTGACCCGCACGCATGTGTTCACTCACCTCGAGCCGATCGAGGATCCGAAAGCCTGGGAAGATCAGGGCTTCCGCTGGGAGCAGGGCTGA
- a CDS encoding VTT domain-containing protein: MGAAVVGAGAVFGGLIGVVVVVLGQAAGLVINWNLCRHWCRRLVVRRLQRRRRWRWLLAAIDTQLSWQSLLLLRLALLPMAAVNACCALSATAWRPYALTSVVLVFRFALMVQAGALGAASVRGTLSSQQQLVALLAGVTTVMAAALVARSVKRTFA, from the coding sequence ATGGGAGCTGCGGTGGTGGGTGCTGGTGCCGTCTTTGGTGGGCTGATCGGTGTGGTTGTGGTGGTGCTCGGGCAGGCGGCTGGGTTGGTGATCAACTGGAACCTGTGCCGCCATTGGTGTCGCCGCTTGGTCGTGCGGCGGTTGCAGCGCCGGCGGCGCTGGCGTTGGCTCCTCGCTGCCATTGACACACAGCTCTCCTGGCAATCACTGCTGCTGCTGCGCCTGGCTTTGCTGCCGATGGCAGCAGTGAACGCCTGTTGCGCCCTCTCCGCCACAGCGTGGCGGCCTTATGCGCTCACCTCGGTGGTGCTGGTGTTTCGCTTCGCACTGATGGTGCAAGCCGGTGCGCTCGGTGCTGCCAGCGTTCGCGGCACGCTATCGAGCCAACAACAGCTTGTGGCCCTGTTAGCCGGCGTTACCACCGTGATGGCTGCAGCACTGGTGGCTCGCAGCGTGAAGCGAACGTTCGCCTGA
- a CDS encoding shikimate dehydrogenase gives MTGMLGHPVAENPIDRMFDAVYAHYGLPWQFWKNDIASEGDLALAVQALRPLGYRGVGITVPYKVAVLPLLDAVDDDVMAIGAANYLTIEQGRLIGHNNDGKGVVKAIEKVTPLSGQRVVMLGAGGAGRAMAVELAWAGAAHLTLVTRRRKQGEEVAATVTRASGVPAVWQAWQGDVAVPEGTTLLMNATHLGCAPDREAVPVTWSTVDPACVVVDVITNPRITPFLATARERGCPVVDGVEMLVQLAMQIFQRWTGVNPEEAVFQRAVAEALGEERGGKPPA, from the coding sequence ATGACCGGCATGCTCGGCCACCCGGTGGCCGAGAACCCGATCGACCGCATGTTCGATGCGGTGTATGCCCACTACGGGCTGCCCTGGCAGTTCTGGAAGAACGACATCGCCAGCGAGGGCGATCTGGCCCTGGCAGTGCAGGCGCTGCGGCCCCTGGGCTATCGGGGCGTGGGGATCACGGTGCCCTACAAGGTGGCGGTGCTTCCCCTGCTCGATGCCGTGGACGACGACGTGATGGCGATCGGTGCGGCCAACTACCTCACGATCGAGCAGGGCCGTCTGATCGGCCACAACAACGATGGCAAGGGAGTGGTGAAGGCCATTGAGAAGGTTACGCCCCTGTCCGGCCAACGGGTGGTGATGCTTGGGGCCGGCGGTGCCGGCCGGGCGATGGCCGTGGAGCTGGCCTGGGCCGGCGCAGCCCATCTCACCCTGGTGACGCGGCGCCGGAAGCAGGGGGAAGAGGTGGCCGCCACCGTGACCCGGGCCAGCGGGGTGCCGGCGGTATGGCAAGCGTGGCAGGGGGACGTGGCGGTGCCCGAGGGCACCACCCTGCTGATGAATGCCACACACCTGGGCTGCGCCCCTGATCGCGAAGCTGTCCCCGTGACCTGGAGCACGGTGGATCCGGCCTGTGTTGTGGTGGACGTGATCACCAATCCGCGGATCACGCCATTTCTGGCCACGGCCCGCGAGCGGGGTTGCCCGGTGGTGGATGGGGTGGAGATGCTGGTGCAGCTGGCGATGCAGATCTTCCAGCGCTGGACAGGGGTGAATCCCGAGGAAGCCGTATTCCAGCGAGCCGTGGCTGAGGCCCTGGGTGAAGAACGGGGCGGCAAACCACCAGCGTGA
- a CDS encoding serine/threonine protein kinase, with amino-acid sequence MAGESSPIGLPQLLDRIEHQLLPQLQIYSPDPCDPVLVKDLPKPWRTLGCGNYAAVLHHPHHPLLAVKVYGPERPGLEQEAEVYRRIGHHPAFSQFFHVGAGYLVLRRLQGTTLYDCLRQGIPIPAQVIDDVDAALAYAMARGLHGHDVHGRNLMLHRGRGLIVDISDFLNPQPCRAWEDLRWAYRMFYRPLIGHLGLRVPGSVLDGVRRSYRLVRRIRAQIPGP; translated from the coding sequence ATGGCAGGCGAGAGTTCGCCCATAGGCCTGCCGCAGCTGCTCGATCGCATTGAGCACCAGCTGCTGCCGCAGCTCCAGATTTACAGCCCGGATCCATGCGATCCAGTGCTGGTGAAGGATCTGCCTAAGCCATGGCGCACCCTTGGCTGCGGTAACTACGCGGCGGTATTGCACCATCCCCACCACCCTTTACTGGCGGTGAAGGTGTACGGCCCCGAGCGCCCAGGCCTGGAGCAGGAGGCGGAGGTGTACCGCAGGATTGGCCATCACCCCGCCTTCTCACAGTTCTTCCACGTGGGGGCGGGGTATCTGGTGTTGAGGCGATTGCAGGGAACCACGTTGTACGACTGTCTGCGCCAGGGCATCCCCATCCCCGCGCAGGTGATCGACGACGTGGATGCAGCGCTGGCCTATGCGATGGCACGCGGCCTGCATGGGCATGACGTGCATGGGCGCAACTTGATGCTGCACCGGGGCCGGGGGCTGATTGTGGACATCTCCGACTTCCTCAACCCTCAGCCATGCCGGGCCTGGGAAGACCTGCGCTGGGCCTACCGCATGTTTTACCGGCCGCTGATCGGCCACCTTGGACTGCGGGTGCCGGGGAGTGTCCTCGATGGGGTACGCCGCAGTTATCGCCTGGTGCGACGCATCAGGGCGCAGATCCCTGGTCCATGA
- a CDS encoding cytochrome B: MLRLLHGATALLVPLAWLSGLLVYSSYDGRFGRLPFSLPGEWIDIHGTVGVLLWPLALLFSLYALTVGRLRLRQPANSLALLALIIAVGSGKLMQEDWLRDGQLHHLVYSVHLLAWLLIALAVTLHLVAVLRLGGLPLARSMASVQLRPGDLPGNWFDQIRRSCKVRS, encoded by the coding sequence CTGTTGCGCCTGCTTCATGGCGCCACTGCCCTGCTGGTACCGCTGGCCTGGCTGAGCGGGCTGCTGGTGTACTCCTCCTATGACGGACGCTTTGGCCGGCTGCCCTTCTCCCTTCCTGGTGAGTGGATCGACATCCACGGCACGGTGGGGGTTCTGCTCTGGCCGCTCGCCCTTCTGTTCTCTCTCTATGCCCTCACCGTCGGCCGACTCCGGCTGAGGCAGCCCGCCAACTCGCTCGCCCTGCTGGCCCTGATCATAGCGGTGGGCAGCGGAAAGTTGATGCAGGAGGACTGGCTACGCGACGGCCAGTTGCATCACCTCGTTTACAGCGTCCATCTGCTCGCCTGGCTGCTGATCGCCCTCGCGGTGACCCTGCATTTGGTGGCGGTGCTAAGGCTGGGTGGGTTACCCCTGGCCCGCTCAATGGCAAGCGTTCAGCTACGGCCTGGTGACCTGCCTGGGAACTGGTTCGATCAGATCCGCAGATCCTGCAAGGTCAGAAGCTGA
- a CDS encoding DUF924 domain-containing protein: MASQRDKASEVLEFWFTETLPHQWFAKDPAFDQLLQQRFVALTRRAIASELDAWDADPTGALALVLLLDQFPRQIWRDSAMAFAGDPQALALSLRAVELGWLAAEHEQARRQFWLMPLMHSDDLAVQEAAQPLFERFSDPRTADFARRHRDVIARFQRFPHRNAALGRVSSAAELAFLQTPGSRF, from the coding sequence ATGGCTAGTCAGCGGGACAAAGCCAGCGAGGTTCTCGAGTTCTGGTTCACCGAAACTCTGCCTCACCAGTGGTTCGCTAAGGACCCTGCCTTTGACCAGCTGCTGCAGCAGCGATTCGTTGCCCTGACCCGACGAGCGATCGCCAGCGAGCTCGACGCATGGGATGCAGATCCGACCGGGGCCCTGGCGCTGGTGCTGCTGCTGGATCAGTTCCCGCGGCAGATCTGGCGCGACAGCGCCATGGCCTTCGCTGGCGATCCCCAGGCCCTGGCATTGAGCCTGCGGGCGGTGGAGCTGGGCTGGCTGGCGGCCGAACACGAGCAGGCGCGGCGGCAGTTCTGGCTGATGCCGCTGATGCACTCGGATGACCTGGCGGTGCAAGAGGCGGCGCAGCCGCTGTTTGAGCGATTCAGCGATCCGCGCACTGCTGATTTCGCCCGCCGACACCGGGATGTGATCGCCCGCTTCCAGCGTTTTCCGCATCGCAACGCTGCATTGGGTCGGGTGTCGAGCGCGGCGGAGCTGGCCTTTCTGCAGACGCCAGGATCACGCTTCTGA
- a CDS encoding DUF3387 domain-containing protein, with product MASLSSEQQRHIREHLSEEELTVFDILLKPAPDLTEAERSKVKAVARELLEQVKALLVLNWRAKAASRAQLKLAIEDALDVGLPRAYTPELYQQKCNALFEHFYVSYPERDATIYV from the coding sequence ATCGCCAGCCTCAGCAGCGAACAGCAGCGCCACATCCGCGAACACCTCAGCGAAGAAGAGCTCACCGTCTTCGACATCCTGCTCAAACCCGCACCCGACCTCACCGAAGCCGAGCGCAGCAAGGTGAAGGCCGTGGCCCGCGAGCTGCTGGAGCAGGTGAAAGCCCTGCTGGTGCTCAACTGGCGCGCCAAGGCGGCCTCCCGCGCCCAGCTCAAACTGGCGATCGAGGATGCGCTCGACGTGGGCCTCCCCAGGGCCTACACACCCGAGCTGTATCAACAGAAGTGCAACGCGCTCTTCGAGCACTTCTATGTGAGCTATCCCGAGCGGGATGCGACTATCTACGTTTGA
- a CDS encoding SAM-dependent DNA methyltransferase, with the protein MSDAANRIVQKLWSYCHVLRDDGLSYQDYLEQLTFLLFLKMADERAQLTGEEQAIPEGHRWADLAAPQMEGVELEQLYRRTLIALGKEGGMLGLIFEKAQNKIQDPARLRQLVVELIGKENWSAMSADVKGDAYEGLLERNAQDTKSGAGQYFTPRPLIDGIVECVRPQPGEVIADPACGTGGFLLSAYEFVQHNHQLDRDQKRHLRFEALRGTELVPNVARLCGMNLYLHGIGPDGDHQHDVPIRTDDALRDEPSRRVDVVITNPPFGKKSSITIVNDDGDSERQTLTYNRPDFWTTTSNKQLNFVQHIKSLLKIHGRAAVVLPDNVLFEGGAGETVRRNLLKECEVHTLLRLPTGIFYAPGVKANVLFFDRRPGSDTAWTKTLWVYDLRTNKHFTLKTKRMVRADLDEFVACYRPGDRHNREATWSEANPEGRWRSFSYEEILARDKVSLDLFWLRDESLEDSANLPEPHLLAQEIADDLRSALAQIEDVLGDLEQRVGAGELEEG; encoded by the coding sequence ATGAGCGACGCCGCCAACCGCATCGTCCAGAAGCTCTGGTCCTACTGCCACGTGCTCCGCGACGACGGCCTCTCCTACCAGGACTACCTGGAGCAGCTCACCTTCCTGCTGTTCCTCAAGATGGCCGATGAGCGCGCCCAGCTCACCGGCGAGGAGCAGGCGATCCCCGAAGGCCACCGCTGGGCCGACCTGGCTGCCCCGCAGATGGAGGGCGTGGAACTCGAGCAGCTCTACCGCCGCACCCTCATCGCTCTGGGCAAGGAGGGTGGGATGCTCGGCCTGATTTTCGAGAAGGCCCAGAACAAGATCCAGGATCCGGCCCGGCTGCGTCAGCTGGTGGTGGAGCTGATCGGCAAAGAGAACTGGTCGGCGATGTCGGCTGATGTGAAGGGCGACGCCTACGAAGGCCTGCTGGAGCGCAACGCCCAGGACACCAAGAGCGGCGCCGGCCAGTACTTCACCCCGCGGCCCCTGATCGATGGCATCGTCGAATGCGTGCGGCCCCAGCCCGGCGAGGTGATCGCCGATCCCGCCTGCGGCACCGGCGGGTTCCTGCTCTCCGCCTACGAGTTCGTGCAGCACAACCACCAGCTCGACCGCGACCAGAAGCGCCACCTGCGCTTCGAGGCGCTGCGCGGCACCGAGCTGGTGCCCAACGTGGCCCGCCTCTGCGGCATGAACCTCTACTTGCACGGCATCGGCCCCGACGGCGATCATCAGCACGACGTGCCGATTCGCACCGACGACGCCCTCCGTGATGAGCCGAGCAGACGCGTGGATGTGGTGATCACCAATCCGCCCTTCGGCAAGAAGTCGTCGATCACGATCGTCAACGACGACGGCGACAGCGAACGCCAGACGCTCACCTACAACCGCCCCGACTTCTGGACCACCACCTCCAACAAGCAACTCAACTTCGTGCAGCACATCAAGTCGCTGCTCAAGATCCACGGCCGCGCCGCGGTGGTGTTGCCCGACAACGTGCTGTTCGAGGGCGGCGCCGGCGAAACCGTGCGCCGCAACCTGCTCAAGGAGTGCGAGGTGCACACCCTGCTGCGCCTGCCCACCGGCATTTTTTACGCCCCAGGCGTGAAGGCCAACGTGTTGTTCTTCGATCGCCGACCAGGCTCCGATACCGCCTGGACAAAGACGCTGTGGGTGTACGACCTGCGCACCAACAAGCACTTCACCCTCAAGACCAAGCGCATGGTCCGCGCCGATCTCGATGAGTTCGTGGCCTGCTACCGCCCCGGCGATCGCCACAACCGCGAAGCCACCTGGAGCGAGGCCAACCCCGAGGGCCGCTGGCGTTCCTTCAGCTACGAGGAGATCCTCGCCCGCGACAAAGTGAGCCTCGATCTCTTCTGGCTGCGCGATGAGAGCCTCGAAGATTCCGCCAATCTGCCCGAGCCGCACCTGCTGGCCCAGGAGATCGCCGACGACCTGCGCTCAGCCCTGGCCCAGATCGAAGACGTGCTGGGGGATCTGGAGCAGCGGGTTGGGGCCGGCGAGCTGGAGGAGGGGTAG
- a CDS encoding CopD family protein, producing MSVFPLLVIVHALAATVWTGGHLVLDLGVLPRALRAQSAEQVRAFEEVFEPLGLTALTIQVLTGLGMGWIYLPGFRGLFSTTNPIGMLVGVKLLLLAGTAALALHARLRLITNLTDANLSGLAWHIRGITALAIAFVVVGGLIRLGGLG from the coding sequence GTGTCTGTTTTTCCGCTGCTGGTGATTGTTCATGCCCTGGCCGCCACGGTTTGGACCGGCGGGCATCTGGTGCTGGATCTGGGGGTGCTCCCCAGGGCCTTGCGAGCACAGAGCGCGGAACAGGTCCGCGCCTTCGAGGAGGTCTTCGAGCCGCTGGGGCTCACGGCCCTGACCATCCAGGTGCTCACCGGCCTGGGGATGGGTTGGATCTATCTCCCCGGCTTCCGGGGACTGTTCAGCACGACCAACCCGATCGGGATGCTGGTGGGCGTCAAGCTGTTGCTGCTGGCCGGCACCGCCGCCCTAGCCCTGCACGCCCGGTTGCGGCTGATCACCAACCTCACCGACGCCAACCTGAGCGGCCTGGCCTGGCACATCCGCGGCATCACCGCCCTAGCGATTGCCTTCGTGGTGGTGGGCGGACTCATTCGCCTGGGTGGGCTGGGCTGA
- a CDS encoding MTH1187 family thiamine-binding protein produces the protein MKVIVDLCVVPIGVGVHLAPYIAACEKVLSEAGLKIQLHPNGTAIEGEWQPVFQAIEACHQAVHAMGCPRVYTTVKINTRTDKEQTLEDKVASVQALL, from the coding sequence ATGAAGGTGATCGTTGATCTATGTGTGGTGCCGATCGGGGTGGGCGTGCACCTTGCCCCCTACATCGCTGCCTGCGAGAAGGTGCTCAGCGAGGCGGGCCTCAAGATCCAGCTGCATCCCAACGGCACGGCGATCGAGGGGGAGTGGCAGCCGGTGTTCCAGGCGATTGAGGCCTGCCACCAGGCGGTACACGCCATGGGCTGCCCCCGCGTTTACACCACCGTCAAGATCAATACCCGCACGGATAAAGAGCAGACCCTGGAGGACAAGGTGGCCAGCGTGCAGGCCCTGCTCTGA
- a CDS encoding high light inducible protein: MTNTPANDQWFQNRAEELIHMEQLKRVELFNGRAAMLGIVIGILTEAITGSGIAHQIGLGALVDGYAACRTQFLPFCF, encoded by the coding sequence ATGACCAACACCCCCGCCAACGACCAGTGGTTCCAGAACCGCGCCGAAGAGCTGATCCACATGGAGCAGCTCAAGCGGGTTGAACTGTTCAACGGCCGCGCCGCCATGCTTGGCATCGTGATCGGCATCCTCACCGAGGCGATCACCGGCTCGGGCATCGCCCACCAGATCGGCCTGGGTGCCCTGGTGGATGGCTATGCCGCCTGCCGCACCCAGTTCCTGCCCTTCTGCTTCTGA